One Kitasatospora sp. MAP12-44 DNA segment encodes these proteins:
- a CDS encoding cysteine dioxygenase family protein: protein MTTPITTLPTTLLAELTAAVGAQVRAAADPEECARRVADTLAPFLRHSDLLPPAQQEPDPAGYRQHLLHAEPDGSFSVVALVWLPGQQTRVHDHVSWCVVGTLLGAEEETVYRLAAEADRTVLVPVATTVHPAGAVTYVVPPGDIHRVCNATSAKTVSLHIYGLDIRPHGTSIRRVYDEPVRVPTGSSAVRTPGRLLGIPADQADCPETAD, encoded by the coding sequence ATGACCACCCCGATCACCACCCTTCCGACCACGCTCCTCGCCGAACTCACGGCCGCCGTCGGCGCCCAGGTGCGCGCGGCCGCCGACCCCGAGGAGTGCGCTCGGCGGGTCGCCGACACGCTGGCGCCGTTCCTGCGCCACAGCGACCTGCTGCCGCCCGCCCAGCAGGAGCCCGATCCGGCCGGCTACCGCCAGCACCTCCTGCACGCCGAGCCGGACGGCTCCTTCTCCGTGGTCGCGCTGGTCTGGCTGCCCGGCCAGCAGACCAGGGTTCACGACCACGTCTCCTGGTGCGTGGTCGGCACCCTGCTGGGCGCCGAGGAGGAGACCGTCTACCGCCTGGCGGCGGAGGCCGACCGCACCGTCCTGGTCCCCGTCGCCACCACCGTCCACCCCGCAGGGGCCGTCACCTACGTCGTCCCGCCCGGCGACATCCACCGGGTCTGCAACGCCACCTCCGCCAAGACCGTCTCCCTGCACATCTACGGCCTCGACATCCGCCCGCACGGCACCAGCATCCGCCGCGTCTACGACGAACCGGTGCGGGTACCCACCGGATCGAGCGCGGTGCGGACCCCGGGGCGGTTGCTCGGGATCCCCGCTGACCAGGCAGACTGTCCCGAAACTGCCGACTGA